AAATAGAAATTATATTTAAATTGGTGGGACTTAGGTGACTTTAGAAGAGATTTTTGATGCAGACTTGTGTAATAAATTGGTGAAAATTGAAGTACAACTGTAGGTACAGTGATGTCTGCAATTCAGAGTTCAACTCATTTATTTCTTCTGTCCATTACTGTACTAGGATATGAGGTTGAAACAGCTGATTTCAGTGGACCACCTGCCCACAATCTTTGAAACTTATGATGAGGCATATCATGATTCTCTGTATAGTAAAGATGCAGGTCTCAGCAATGGCTGTAATCCTTCCCAAACCCAAGATGACTACCTGAAATCGATCCGTCAGCTGGCACAGCCCACCTTCCTATTTGACACTTCTTCGAAGACCGAGAACTCAAGTTACACAAACAACTCACTCAAGTCTCCAAAACAGACAGTCAGTCGCAGACATCAGGCAGAGCCTCCTTCAACTGTGTCCCTACTGAGGAGCGGCAAAAAAGGAAATTGCCCGTCTGCCCTGGCAGATGCTTTCCCCCTGGACACTATTACAGTTGCAGTGGATAACCAGCATTACAGCCAGACACTTGGAAATAACACCGATCCATTTTCATGGCTCTTTGGGCAATCACAGAAAACAAATCACAGGAGAAGTAACCAACAATTTCCACGTCAGCATGCTTTGACTATTTACACCAATGAAGCCAACTGTTCCACGAGGTCTCACTGGCTCTCCCTTGACCACACGATCATGGCAAAAAATGAGCCTCATGAAAAACCATCACTACCTCATACAAAGGCATCATCAATGGGACGCTCTGCCAATATCATAAAAGGAAAACTTGCATCTTCAGAACGGTTTTTATACGATCGATGTGGTAATAAATAGTGCAGTGCTTCGAAGTACATTAAAGGTCCCAGCAATTTTCTAAGATAAAAAGGACAGTGTTCTCAGAAAAAGTTAAAAACTTTGTCATTAACATGTTCAATGGAGAGAAGTAGAGAGTTGTCATTTTCCAATTTGTATTCAATCAAAGGTCATCGATTCCACAAAAAGGCAACTCTATCCCCCTCAGAGTGATTGAGCAGTGCACTGCACTAGGCCTGCTGCTCTCTTACCTCTGGATGTGGAtttaaatccagcccagactgatgggCTGAAAGTCTTAATAACTGTATGGATGCTATTTGAGATGAGTTGAGTTGAATTGACGCACACAGTTCTGAGAGCCACAGCTTCTAATTTGTGCAGCTCACCCACTTATCTATTTTACCCTATCTTCATTGTTCCACTGTCTCCCatgtatatttttattttattttattttgaggtacagcatcgaaacaggcccttcggcccaccgagtctgtgctgac
Above is a genomic segment from Heterodontus francisci isolate sHetFra1 chromosome 42, sHetFra1.hap1, whole genome shotgun sequence containing:
- the LOC137355482 gene encoding protein DEPP-like, whose translation is MRLKQLISVDHLPTIFETYDEAYHDSLYSKDAGLSNGCNPSQTQDDYLKSIRQLAQPTFLFDTSSKTENSSYTNNSLKSPKQTVSRRHQAEPPSTVSLLRSGKKGNCPSALADAFPLDTITVAVDNQHYSQTLGNNTDPFSWLFGQSQKTNHRRSNQQFPRQHALTIYTNEANCSTRSHWLSLDHTIMAKNEPHEKPSLPHTKASSMGRSANIIKGKLASSERFLYDRCGNK